The Setaria viridis chromosome 2, Setaria_viridis_v4.0, whole genome shotgun sequence DNA window GATTCAAGTTTGACTTTGGAATCAAGGTACGGCTGATTCTGAACGTGTTACATTTTAAATCTGATTTCTACCATCGGAGATAGTAAAAATCACTGTCCATATTCAGTTGACTTATCAGTTGTCGGCTGGAGAAACTGAACAACGGTTATGAGTACTTGTCCGTACCGTAAAAGAGCCCAACGGAGGTTATTATGACAATCTGATCTGTACCACATTTCAGGGATTGTGGGGAGGCATGATAGGGGGCACCCTGATCCAAACACTTATACTGATCTGGATCACGTTGAGAACTGACTGGAACAAGGAGGTAAGTGAGCCACCTTTGATGATCATCAGTCCTCTCGGTAACCACGGTCGTCTCGCTGACAAATGATCCACAAATCTATCTCGCATGCTGGATCGTATCTAGGTTATGCGCCGGTGCAGCATTTTAGGGCAATATTCTAACCAAGTTCATGCTCGTGTGATCATTTGGGATCTCTAATTGGTCTTCTCTGCATTGGGCACTAAAAAAATGTAGTCCGCCTGTTTTGCAATAACttgtttcccttttcttttctcatctGAATTTAGGTCGAGGAAGCGCGGAAAAGATTAGATAAGTGGGACGACACAAGGCAGCCTCTTCTCGCAGACAAGGAGTGATGATGTCAGGAGTGGATGACGAACCAATATGCAGCTCAAGTTGATCCAGTCTGCAGTATATTTCAGTTGCCATCCGTTCTGCCGCTGCTAACTGCAATGATAGACCACTCAGTTAGGAGATGTACTGATGCGTAGTTTTTTTTCCCCCGGGAACATGTCGTGTCCACTAGTTCACTCGGTTCTCCTATGAGATCGTGCTAAATTTCAGAATTCACAAGCAATTCTTCTCGTCTAATATCATGCTAAATAGTATAAAATGAATTATGAGAGAGGTTATTTTCAGATTTTCTTTGTATTTACATCATGAAGATCCACGTATAAGTGTGCGATGCGCTATTTTCCATCCTTCCCCAACCCCCATACAGAACGACAATGATCTGGTGCAGTATTGCACGTGCAGTGATTGCCACTGACACGTGGGCCATCCAAGCGTAGGGTCTTGGATAGCCCACGCGCTGCACATGCAGTACTGCACCGAAGCATTGTTCCATAAGTGGAAGGTTGTGGAAGGTTTGGTGAACTAGTCGGTGTGAATTTCTTGCGGTAGCACTGTTGGTAGCCTGGTACCTACTAAGAGATTAGGCGTTTAAAGGCGAGCAGATATTTGAAGCCCATCAATATTAGTACCCTCCATCTCATGAAAACGAAGGGGGAGAAAAATTGTAAGGTGTACAGCATCCTTTCAAATCACATGGAAAGTACAGAAATCCTCTTCTCGTACTGGAGAAGTGGAAATCACATCGAAAGCTCATCGTTCGTACAGATTGAAATTTCGAACCCAAGGCTTTAAACTGCTCTCCTTCTCAAATCGAAGAGAACCAAATAAAGAGGGGCAAGATGTGATCGCGTGACAAAAGTTCACTACAGAAACCGTGTGATCCATCGTTTTTGTCTCCGTAATGACCTTGAAAAACTCACACAATCGTAAGCTAGAGTCAGCCTCTGCTGGACAGAGCTACACACGTTGCCGGTGCAGGCAGAGGCAGCCTATATAACAGGCACACAAGAGCTCATACCACCaagctccttctcctccccctcctcctggcTCGTCGCTGCTACCAAGCTGTCGCGATCGCAAAATAAGATGCAGCTGCCGAGTGCGGcgacgccgtccgccgccgcctacgCCAAGGTGGAGAAGATGGACGCCGAGGAGGTGCGGCACCTCAAGGCACAGTACCTGATCCACAAGGTGCTGGTGGAGGCGACGGCATCAGCAGCAAGGCCGCCGAGGCGGCGCCCCCCGGCGCTGGCGAGGGTGAGGGCGAGGATCGGCGTCCGGCTGAAGAAGCTCAGGCTCGCCATCCGTGGCGTCAGGgtgcgcgcccgccgcgccgtgcgGAGGCATCTCAGGAGCCTGAGGAGGCTCATCGCGCGCGGAGGCCAGGGATCATCGGTGAAGCTTGCTGCAACAGGGTCTCCCTCCTGACGCCTTTCTCTCCCTGATGGCGCGCAGCAACGACGCATCCGGAGGCCACCGTGCTCTGTTCGGTTACGAACAATGCAATCACGGTGGCAGTGTAGTGTACACTACCTACTTGACGTACTTGTCCATGCATGGGCTCGATCGCACCGAGACGAACAGACAGAGACACTGGCGGGTGACGGTAGCAGATATTCCCCACGATGTGTAGGATACGAATTTGGTGTGGTTGTTGATATTCTGAGACGGTATCATTTCAAATACGACATTCCAATTAATCTGTAACAATAATCATGGCATGGAGCATTCATGTGCATCATCTCTAGCATCATTGCATCTTTTGAGCCCAATTGATTTACTATTGGACttgaaattaaattaaaaacttGACTTTTAGCGTGTACCTTGTGAAGCAACTTAGATTTCTACTATAGAACCTATACTATGGGATGGCTTGATAAATTAGTGCTTCTCAAAACATGAATTTAGGTAACTTCTCCTAGATTTTTAGAGGCCATCTTGAGGCCAAACAACTTATCAAAAAACCCCAAATAATATTCTGGGAAGAATTTTCATTTCAAACCTACGGTAGCTTTATGATGCAAGCAAAATGGATCACCCTTGATTTACTATCTCCTTGatttatttcatgatttttggagatctCTAGGTTGTCCAATTTGAATTGCTATTTTTAATCAGTTCTGTGTATTTCGTTTCGGTCCCGGCAGCCCTTTCTTCATTTAATCTTCATAAATCCATCCAAAACTCTTAGAATAGCTGTTGTTGATATTTTGTGCGGAATTTCTGTAAAGTTTTGCGGAATTTTCGTAGGTTTTGCGGAGTATCCGGAGATTTTTGCGGATTCTTCGAAATTTTCTCTTATCTGGGAGAGTTGCGGAAACCCCGTaactttttttggaaaactcCGTAGTTCCGGAAATCTCCGTAAAATTGTTCGGAGATCTCCGCAGGTGCTAATTCCCTCTTGTTCCATCCGTATGACGTTGTTTTCTCCGTGATGCGCTGGCCATTTCCCGTGCCACGTGGCCTCAGCCCATCCGCTAGGTGCCTAACGCCGTCCGCACCCTCCCCATAAAACTCTCGAGGCTCTCCCTCCTGttttctctctccctcactCTCGAGCTTCTGtcgctcctcctgctgctgctcaccTCCGCCATCGCCCTAGGCAGGAGCTGGCCGGCCAAGCTTTGGCCAGGCCAGGGACGAGCTTCCCCTCCTCCACGTCGACCTCCCCCACGCAAGAATCAGACTGCAGCAAGCTGTTCTTCGAGTTCTTCTTCCTCAACTCTGGTGAAGCAAGTCCAAGCCCGATCTCCTCCATCGCCGCTCTACTCCAACTTGCGGCTCTCTAAATCATCCTTCCCCATCCTTTTTGAGGTTCCCCTATGAtttttccctcctctctccttcattGAAAGCTACTCCATTAACCTACATGGAAGGTTATCTCCATTGACGTTGCATGTCATCCAAACCTTCGTGCATGTTGTTGCTATGATCTAAAACTGAATCTCCATCACCTAAAGAAGATCTAGGATCAAACCCCATTGCAATCGGTCATCAGAATCATCGGCAATGCCATTTTCAGGAACTTGACGAGTTATTTACAGTTTTGCCATTGACAGAAAACGTGAATATATCCTTGTTTTGTGTAGGATTTAAATGTTCTATCATGTATTGGATGCTTTGAATTGGTGTACTTGTATGATAAAAACAGCTGACATTCTTCTATGCACTCATAATATCCTAAGATTTGCATTGCTACTAATGAGATGTTAAAAACATGACTAATTCTCTAAGGCTCTAAGtattaagaaacaaattctacTAGTTTTGTCATGATGTTTAGTACAGGTTAAAAACATGTTTGCTCTAAAGATTATTACTTTAATCTCtagttaattaaatatatgtttGTCTCGTTGTTTGCATAGTTAATTCTCTATTagtctaaaaattatgaaatcaACTTTGCTAGTTTCCATATGACATGTATCATCTAGTAGAAGTGTTTGTTTATATGAATCATGTGTAGACTGGTACAATTGTAGCTATGTTTGCTTAAACCTAGTTAATTAGTAAAATGCACAATAAGTACATATGTGTTCCAAAATTAAGAATCTAATTTTGTTAGCCTTGGTGGACTCTTATATATTGTATAACATGGGTAACACTCATGAAGTAGTCATGTATTCATATAGTTTGCAATTTCTTAAATAAATGTGCTATGCCTTTGTGATTAGAAACCTCCATGTTATAAACTACTAGAATAATAATGCTTGCCTTAGTAAGTGTAACAAGATTAAATAGCTTCTCATTTAAAAAGTTATATTTTTACTCTTATTTTAAATGTGATGCTATAGCTTATCATTAATTCTTGAATTGTCTAATGTTTGTTAACTAGTGTTACTAACTAGCTTACTTGGGCATTATCAATTATTTAATATTGATGACAATCAAGAAATACTCGAATTGATGCTTTACGTTGTGACAATTTAATTATATGATAGTTCATATGGCAACTAAAAAAGTAGCACAATTAGTGTTAATAATCTTCTTATACTACCACTTGTCTTAGAATGTTATATGCACGTGCATGGCTTATTATTTTAGTGCCTTCTCTCTATGTTGTGCTTGTGTGCCTTACTTCTAACCTTTGATTGCTTGCTTGATGACCTGAAATCATCTTATCATTTACTTCTCATGAATCATTGCATCTCATACGCATGTGCATTCATAACATATTTTCTAATTCACGCATTCATATCTTTTTCTTAGAGAACGACGTTCCGGAGTGTTGCGTTCTTGGAGCACCAATATGAAGCAGACACCTATGTATCTCAACTATATTTTCTAAATGTGAAAGCTATTATTTATTAATGGTTGTGCATGGGCTTAGCTCTATCTAGACATATGCAATGTGTAGAACCTACTAGACATGTCAACTCTTGGAATTAGCTCAACTTATTTAGAGAAAGTATGGATGCTAGAAATCTCGATATATttgcttagccatgcttagtTCTCGGTAGAAGTCGAGGGATGGTAATGTCACCACCACTCGCGAGAATTTGGATGTTTGCTTAATTATACTTGAGGAGTTGAGAAAGTATAAAAGATGAGCAAAATGGATGATGATTCGAGACTTGAACAAGTGTGTGTTAGAGCCATGTTGAAAGTGGAATCCAAGTGGCATAGGCTTGCTTGagttggttaaggcccgatcgttatTGCTGTGATACTT harbors:
- the LOC140221724 gene encoding uncharacterized protein, with protein sequence MQLPSAATPSAAAYAKVEKMDAEEVRHLKAQYLIHKVLVEATASAARPPRRRPPALARVRARIGVRLKKLRLAIRGVRVRARRAVRRHLRSLRRLIARGGQGSSVKLAATGSPS